A region of the Flavobacteriaceae bacterium MAR_2010_188 genome:
ATAGAAGCGATGCCGTATTGCTTTATTAGTATTTCAGCGAATTCCACATCATTCTTATCCGTAATTTCAGAATAATCCATCGCTTGAAAATAAGTGCCTTTAGAAGGAATTAGCTTAAATCTCGAATCCTTTATCAAGCTTAAGAAAAAATCCCGCTTATGCTCGTAAAACTTGGGAAGCTCTAAATAATGCAATGGTTCTTGGAGATAATCCGCCAAGCCTTTTTGCATAGGATGATTCGCGCAAAAGACATTAAATTGATGTACTTTTTGATATTCTTCCATTAACTCCTTCGGTCCACAACAATATCCCATTTTCCAGCCGGTATTGTGGAAAGTCTTACCAAAGGAAGACACCACGAAAGCTCTTTCCTTTAATTTTGGGAACCGGCAAGCGCTTTGGTGTTCTTCGCCATCAAAAATTATATGCTCATAAACTTCGTCGCTCAACAAGATAATGTTGGTGTTTTGTAAAAGTTTTTCAAGTTGAAGCATATCCTCTTTTTTAAAGACCGTACCGCTGGGATTGTGCGGCGTATTTATGATAACCATTTTGGTCTTGCTATTGATCTTAGCGCTTACTTCTTCCCAATCAACCTTATAAACAGGAGCCATAAGTTGAATCGGCACAACCTTGCCTTTGTTGAGCTGTATTGCGGGGGCGTAACAATCATAGGCCGGAGTGAAGATTATAACTTCGTCGTCTTCTTTGATAAAGGTTGTTATAATCGTAAAAATCGCTTGGGTTGCACCGGCAGTCACCGTTATCTCTGAACTCGGATTATACGTCGCTCCATAAAGACCTTC
Encoded here:
- a CDS encoding methionine aminotransferase, which gives rise to MQHTSKLPNVGTTIFTVIGKLSRQYNAINLSQGFPNFESDPKLIQLVSDALNQGYNQYAPLEGNPELVVAIANKIEGLYGATYNPSSEITVTAGATQAIFTIITTFIKEDDEVIIFTPAYDCYAPAIQLNKGKVVPIQLMAPVYKVDWEEVSAKINSKTKMVIINTPHNPSGTVFKKEDMLQLEKLLQNTNIILLSDEVYEHIIFDGEEHQSACRFPKLKERAFVVSSFGKTFHNTGWKMGYCCGPKELMEEYQKVHQFNVFCANHPMQKGLADYLQEPLHYLELPKFYEHKRDFFLSLIKDSRFKLIPSKGTYFQAMDYSEITDKNDVEFAEILIKQYGIASIPLSAFNNDNLDQKMLRFCFAKTEETLQKAAKILCQI